The nucleotide sequence TGATGGATCGCTGTATCGCAACAGGTATTGACTATAAAATCCGTGAGATGGAAAAACCGTCAGATCATGCCCCAGTTTGGGCAGAATTTGAAATTTGATATTCCGTTAACACCGAATATCAATCGTTTTTAAAATAATGTAATAATTGCTGCGCGCTATGGCGCAGCTCTTTTGGTATTTTTCGGTGCTTTTATTTTCTTCCCTTTTTTATCTTTCACTGGGAGGGGGGGTAAATCACGAAAAGCGGTTAAATTACGGTTCTGTTTGGCCTGCCAAATTAATTGCTGCAATGTCTCCTCAAGTGGCCCCATGAAATCTTGATAGCGGAACTGTTTTTCACTGATTTGCGTTAACCGCGACTCCCAATGGGCGGTCATATCCGGTAAAGCGGCCATATCAGGCAATACATGGATCAACGCCCTACCCGCAGGTGTGGCATGAATATGACGCCCTTTTTTATAAAGAAACTCCCGTTTAAACAATAGTTCGATAATGCCAGCCCGCGTGGCTTCCGTTCCCAACCCATCTGTTGCACGAAGGACTTTTTTCAGCTCTTTATCCTGTACAAAACGGGCAATTCCGGTCATAGCAGAAAGGATAGTCGCATCAGTAAATGGCTTTGGCGGTTGGGTTTGGCGCTCGACTACCTCTCCTCTTTCACACAATAATTCATCACCTTTAGCAACAACGGGTAATGGCGTTCCGTCATTCTCTTCATCACGCTCTTTATTACCAAGTAACGTTCTCCAACCTGCCTCAGCAAGAAAACGGGCTTTAGCAATAAATTTTCCACCCGCAATTTCCAATTCAATAACACATTTACGGAATATGGCATCCGGGAAAAATTGCATCAAATATTGTCGGGCAATCAAACCATAAATATTAGCCTCGCTATCCGTCAGATTTATATGGCTACTTCGAGCTGTAGGGATAATTGCATGGTGAGCATCAACCTTTTTATCGTCCCAACAACGATTCTTTCTATCTATTTCCAGTAACTCTTGTGGCAACAGCTTTGTTGCATGAATAGATATCGCATTAAGCACGGCATGACGACCGGCAAAGTGTTCATCGGGCAAATAACGGCAATCAGAACGGGGATAAGTAATTAACTTATGGGTTTCATACAATCGCTGACAAATATCCAACACTTGCTGCGCATTTAAGCCAAAACGTTTAGCGGCTTCAATTTGCAAAGAAGATAATGAAAATGGCAAAGGAGCGACTTCAGATTCCCGTTTATCCTGATAAGAGATCACATAGGCTGGTTGACCGGTTATTCTGGTAACAATATGGTCAGCCAGAGGCCGGTGTATCAATCGCCCTTCTTCATCCAAAAAATCGATACAAGATTCACTTGGTTGCCAGATAGCGATAAAACGTTCATCTTTCGGCGTAACAATATGCGCTTTCACCTCAAAAAAATCTTTGGGTACGAAATGCTCAATCTCTTCATCCCGGCGAACAACTAAACCCAAAATAGGGGTCTGAACCCGCCCGACAGATAGTACCCCCTGATACCCCGCATTACGGCCAAGCAAGGTATAAGCACGGGTCATATTAATGCCATAAAGCCAATCAGCCCTAGCTCTGGCGAGAGCTGAAACACATAGCGGAATAAAATCCCGATTATCTCTTAACCGATCAACCGCTCTGGTTACCGCTTGTGGATTTAGATCACTTATCAAACAGCGGCGAACATTTTTTCGCCTCACTGCATCCAGTTTCAAAAAATCCAGCACCTCATCCACCAACAGTTGCCCTTCCCGATCTGGGTCACCGGCATGCACTATTTCATCGGCTTTTTCCAACAACGTCTGGATAATATTGAGCTGTTTCTCAACAGAAGGTCGCGGTTTTAACTGCCATTTTTCAGGAATGATGGGAAGATCAACTAATGACCAACGAGCAAAGCGATTGTCATAGGCATCAGGTTCCGCCTGTTCCAGCAAGTGCCCAATACACCAAGTAACAAACTGGTTATCGCCACAAGCGATAAAGCCATCACCACGGCGATGCGGTTTTGGTAAAACATCGGCAATCGCCCTGGCTAGACTTGGTTTTTCTGCAATAAAAAGCCGCATGGGTATTATTCATTAACCTCAATGAGTACTCTGCCTGACTGTTGCTCAGACAATTCACCAATCGCGGTCAGTTCGATGCCATGACATCGTGCAATCGCTTTCACTTCGTCCATAGCTTCTGGTAGAACAGCCAACAGCAGGCCACCGGAGGTTTGCGGATCACATAACAGTTTGCGCTGAAGTTCTGTCATTTCACCAATAAGATGACCGTAACTATCAAAGTTACGCCCGGTTCCCCCCGGAACACAACCCTTTGCAATATAGGATTCCACTTCCGGCAATTTAGGCACTTTTGCAAAATGGAGTGTTGCCTGAACCCCCGATCCTGCACAAATTTCACTTAAATGGCCTAAAAGACCAAACCCGGTTACATCGGTCATTGCTGTAATGCCAGCCACTTCCGCAAAATCCATTCCCAATTTATTTAAGCGACACATGGTTTCTATCGCAATTCCCTGATGTTCAGGTAACAGCAAGCCTTTTTTCTCCGCGGTGGTCAATACACCAATTCCAAGCGGCTTGGTCAGAAATAGCTGGCTTCCTACTTTCGCGGCACTGTTCTGTTTCACTCGGTCAATATTAACGATACCGGTTACAGCCAAACCAAAAATAGGTTCAGGCGCATCAATAGAGTGCCCTCCTGCCAGTACAATCCCAGCCTCTTTACACGCAGCCCGGCCACCTTCAATCACCTTACGGGCAATTTCCGGCGCTAATTTATCAATAGGCCATCCCAAGATAGCTATCGCCATAATAGGCTTACCGCCCATCGCATAAATATCGCTGATAGCATTTGTGGCAGCAATGCGCCCAAAATCAAATGGATCATCGACAATCGGCATGAAGAAATCTGTCGTACTGATAATGCCGGTACCATTGCCAATATCATAAACCGCAGCATCATCACGGGTTTCATTACCAACCAGTAAGTGAGGATCAAGAAATTTTTCCTGCTCACTATGCAGAATGGTTTCCAAAACTTTTGGTGAAATTTTACAACCGCATCCAGCACCGTGGCTGTATTGGGTAAGACGAACTTCTGTTGACATAACAGACCCCGGTTACAAGTAGCTGACAAAATTGGTCATATCAGGCGCAGTCACCTTATTGGGTGCTTTTAGTGCAGGCGTTCCAAGGTAGAGAAAACCCACTATTTTGTCATGTTCATGACAACCCAAACCGGTACGCACGGTATTATCATCAGTCCATGAACCCGTACGCCAGATACCACCAAACCCTTGAGCCACAGCCGCCATTTGCATCGCATGCACCGCACAACTGGCTGAAACCACCTGCTCCCATTCAGGTATTTTGGAATTCTCCACCACTTTTGCAATAACAGCGATGATTAATGGTGCACGATAAGGCGCACTTTTCGCTTTTTCTTCCGCCTCAGCGCCAAGCTGACTATCAATGGCGGCTTGATGGAGTAATCGACTGAATCGCTCAATACCGTCATCCTGCATGACAATAAAGTGCCACGGACGTAATGCACCATGATCAGGTGCTCTCATTCCCGCCGCCAGAATATGCTGTAATGCTTCACCTTGAGGTGCCGGGGTGGTT is from Photorhabdus laumondii subsp. laumondii and encodes:
- a CDS encoding NAD(P)H nitroreductase, encoding MNALELLLNRRSVSRLTTPAPQGEALQHILAAGMRAPDHGALRPWHFIVMQDDGIERFSRLLHQAAIDSQLGAEAEEKAKSAPYRAPLIIAVIAKVVENSKIPEWEQVVSASCAVHAMQMAAVAQGFGGIWRTGSWTDDNTVRTGLGCHEHDKIVGFLYLGTPALKAPNKVTAPDMTNFVSYL
- the selD gene encoding selenide, water dikinase SelD codes for the protein MSTEVRLTQYSHGAGCGCKISPKVLETILHSEQEKFLDPHLLVGNETRDDAAVYDIGNGTGIISTTDFFMPIVDDPFDFGRIAATNAISDIYAMGGKPIMAIAILGWPIDKLAPEIARKVIEGGRAACKEAGIVLAGGHSIDAPEPIFGLAVTGIVNIDRVKQNSAAKVGSQLFLTKPLGIGVLTTAEKKGLLLPEHQGIAIETMCRLNKLGMDFAEVAGITAMTDVTGFGLLGHLSEICAGSGVQATLHFAKVPKLPEVESYIAKGCVPGGTGRNFDSYGHLIGEMTELQRKLLCDPQTSGGLLLAVLPEAMDEVKAIARCHGIELTAIGELSEQQSGRVLIEVNE
- a CDS encoding DNA topoisomerase III, yielding MRLFIAEKPSLARAIADVLPKPHRRGDGFIACGDNQFVTWCIGHLLEQAEPDAYDNRFARWSLVDLPIIPEKWQLKPRPSVEKQLNIIQTLLEKADEIVHAGDPDREGQLLVDEVLDFLKLDAVRRKNVRRCLISDLNPQAVTRAVDRLRDNRDFIPLCVSALARARADWLYGINMTRAYTLLGRNAGYQGVLSVGRVQTPILGLVVRRDEEIEHFVPKDFFEVKAHIVTPKDERFIAIWQPSESCIDFLDEEGRLIHRPLADHIVTRITGQPAYVISYQDKRESEVAPLPFSLSSLQIEAAKRFGLNAQQVLDICQRLYETHKLITYPRSDCRYLPDEHFAGRHAVLNAISIHATKLLPQELLEIDRKNRCWDDKKVDAHHAIIPTARSSHINLTDSEANIYGLIARQYLMQFFPDAIFRKCVIELEIAGGKFIAKARFLAEAGWRTLLGNKERDEENDGTPLPVVAKGDELLCERGEVVERQTQPPKPFTDATILSAMTGIARFVQDKELKKVLRATDGLGTEATRAGIIELLFKREFLYKKGRHIHATPAGRALIHVLPDMAALPDMTAHWESRLTQISEKQFRYQDFMGPLEETLQQLIWQAKQNRNLTAFRDLPPLPVKDKKGKKIKAPKNTKRAAP